One part of the Sphingobium yanoikuyae genome encodes these proteins:
- a CDS encoding NAD(P) transhydrogenase subunit alpha part 2 — protein sequence MDFIAILSIFVLACFVGYYVVWSVTPALHTPLMAVTNAISSVIIVGALVASAEAGSLAAKLLGLVAVVFASVNIFGGFAVTERMLAMYKKKERK from the coding sequence ATGGACTTCATTGCCATCCTGTCGATTTTCGTGCTGGCGTGCTTCGTCGGCTATTATGTGGTCTGGTCGGTGACGCCGGCGCTGCACACGCCGCTGATGGCGGTTACCAATGCCATTTCGTCGGTCATCATCGTCGGCGCGCTGGTCGCGTCAGCGGAGGCCGGTAGCCTGGCGGCCAAGCTGCTGGGGCTGGTCGCGGTGGTCTTTGCGTCGGTCAATATCTTCGGCGGCTTTGCCGTGACCGAACGCATGCTGGCCATGTACAAGAAGAAGGAGCGCAAGTGA